From Gouania willdenowi chromosome 18, fGouWil2.1, whole genome shotgun sequence, one genomic window encodes:
- the znf16l gene encoding zinc finger protein 16-like: protein MSRRRSLGPGLGLAETGLPAEPQADLLLDPEPDEELLCAVTDITEHLGRNITVVLETALSEIRKAVSTRIRVLKTELREKSAEIHILKVRLDAVQRDGKEGCPGTAELCSEVAFKTKQAGTEPRRTKGCGSVLPAVKKEKIDAICDYLMKDKNSRSSADTDGDQGPGLWGDGAMSGPGPVPGDPESATDDLFGMLPSSSKRIYDYDWITPMDYTTELKVIRDPECDSDSAPSGEEDQAQEKLDHIQQPHFSMETQNSPGEGGSSLKCDDGQQKFGANAFICSLCGIFCPDPVFLEEHLKLLHSDSVGPSQSSGGDSSCDVTQNDGDAGPRTSVGAGPEGAALRKEVKSEGGYECGDCGRHFNYLGNLRQHQRIHTGEKPFMCPECGESFRHAARLKSHRLVHSGAQSPFPCLQCGKGFSVLSGLKRHQRVHTGESPYACPQCGRRFKELGNLYTHQRIHSGATPYCCQQCGRSFRHLGTFKSHRCVLPP, encoded by the exons ATGAGCCGTAGAAGGAGCCTGGGGCCGGGCCTGGGCCTGGCAGAGACCGGCCTCCCTGCGGAGCCTCAGGCGGACCTCCTGCTGGACCCGGAGCCCGACGAGGAGCTGCTGTGTGCGGTCACTGACATCACGGAGCACCTGGGTAGGAACATCACGGTGGTCCTGGAAACCGCGCTCTCCGAGATCCGCAAAGCCGTCAGCACCAGGATCCGGGTCCTGAAGACCGAGCTGCGGGAGAAGTCCGCAGAGATCCACATCCTCAAAGTGAGGCTGGATGCGGTTCAGAGGGACGGGAAGGAGGGCTGTCCGGGCACGGCCGAGCTGTGTTCTGAGGTGGCCTTTAAGACGAAGCAGGCCGGCACCGAGCCCCGGAGAACCAAGGGTTGTGGTTCTGTCCTGCCCGCCGTGAAGAAGGAGAAGATCGACGCCATCTGCGACTACCTCATGAAGGACAAGAACTCCAGGAGCAGTGCAGACACGGACGGAGACCAGGGTCCGGGCCTATGGGGAGACGGAGCCATGTCTGGACCCGGGCCGGTACCAGGAGACCCGGAGTCCGCCACAGACGACCTGTTCGGAATGCTACCCTCCAGCAGCAAGAGGATCTACGACTACGACTGGATCACACCGATGGACTACACGACCGAGCTCAAAG TCATCAGGGATCCAGAGTGCGACAGCGACAGCGCCCCCTCTGGAGAGGAGGACCAGGCCCAGGAGAAGCTGGACCACATCCAGCAACCCCACTTCTCCATGGAGACCCAGAACTCTCCTGGGGAGGGGGGCAGCTCCCTGAAGTGTGATGACG GGCAGCAGAAGTTTGGTGCTAACGCGTTCATCTGCTCCCTGTGTGGAATCTTCTGCCCTGACCCTGTGTTCCTGGAGGAGCACCTCAAACTGCTGCACTCGGACTCCGTGGGGCCCTCGCAGTCCAGCGGTGGCGATAGCAGCTGCGACGTCACACAGAACGATGGCGACGCGGGGCCGCGCACCAGCGTGGGTGCGGGCCCCGAAGGTGCTGCCCTCAGGAAGGAGGTGAAAAGCGAGGGCGGCTATGAGTGCGGTGACTGCGGCCGACACTTCAACTACCTGGGCAACTTGCGACAGCACCAGCGCATTCACACAGGGGAGAAGCCCTTCATGTGCCCTGAGTGTGGCGAGAGCTTCCGCCATGCAGCCCGTCTGAAGAGCCACCGGCTGGTGCACAGCGGGGCCCAGAGCCCCTTCCCCTGCCTGCAGTGCGGCAAGGGCTTTTCTGTGCTGTCGGGACTCAAGAGGCACCAGCGCGTGCACACGGGGGAGAGCCCGTACGCATGCCCTCAGTGCGGCCGGCGCTTCAAGGAGCTGGGGAACCTGTACACCCACCAGAGGATCCACAGCGGGGCCACGCCCTACTGCTGCCAACAGTGCGGACGCAGCTTCCGTCACCTGGGGACCTTCAAGAGCCATCGCTGTGTGCTGCCGCCATAA